In Astyanax mexicanus isolate ESR-SI-001 chromosome 5, AstMex3_surface, whole genome shotgun sequence, a single window of DNA contains:
- the si:dkey-195m11.8 gene encoding fidgetin-like protein 2 — protein MHWSSEWAEQHYDVSSTTSPPAHPKPLSYPQPSRPGFSGYSDDINALSASTLLKRYAERYSFSPAYPEPGTFRRSEPSQDAWSVGYSSEGLTGLEAVKGSLPTASNLSEQFSTGAISQDYTSTYTGPHLYHKPTYLPQPAFALPPTYPASAPAYTYPPSLTTPSSPSLLPSGIHTPTPLSTSLPSNHSLQPLKRPEEFQELPRNRKFGFDQPKTARVSPYAIRDSSDQPISDGIGNSSADLQNFRPDRLLSQPDLKVDMVRKTSHLQPLEAPSYGGPDQYTYH, from the coding sequence ATGCACTGGTCGTCTGAATGGGCAGAGCAACACTATGACGTCTCTTCCACCACGTCACCCCCTGCCCACCCTAAACCGCTATCATACCCACAGCCTAGTCGCCCTGGCTTCTCTGGCTATTCTGATGACATTAATGCCCTCAGTGCCTCAACCCTCCTGAAACGCTATGCTGAAAGATATTCCTTCAGTCCGGCGTACCCGGAGCCTGGGACATTCCGAAGAAGCGAGCCCTCCCAGGATGCCTGGTCTGTGGGCTACAGCTCAGAAGGGCTCACTGGGCTTGAGGCAGTAAAGGGGTCGTTGCCAACTGCAAGTAACCTTTCGGAGCAGTTTAGCACGGGTGCCATATCTCAGGATTACACTTCCACCTACACTGGCCCCCACTTGTACCATAAACCCACCTACCTGCCCCAGCCAGCGTTTGCCTTGCCACCTACCTACCCAGCTTCTGCCCCAGCTTATACCTATCCCCCCAGTCTAACAACCCCTAGTTCCCCTTCACTGCTTCCATCAGgcatacacacacctacacctcTGAGCACCAGCCTCCCAAGCAACCACAGCCTTCAACCTCTTAAACGACCTGAAGAGTTCCAGGAACTTCCTCGCAACAGGAAGTTTGGATTTGACCAGCCAAAAACGGCTCGAGTATCACCTTATGCAATCAGGGATAGCAGTGATCAGCCCATCAGCGATGGCATCGGGAATAGTAGCGCAGACCTCCAAAACTTCAGGCCAGACAGGCTTCTCTCACAGCCAGATTTAAAGGTAGACATGGTGAGGAAGACCAGTCATCTGCAGCCCTTGGAGGCACCCTCTTATGGAGGTCCAGATCAGTACACCTACCACTAA